From the genome of Brevibacterium sp. JSBI002, one region includes:
- a CDS encoding IS3 family transposase — MIVVFIDDNRHEFGVEPIVRALSGTAARIAVSSYYAFKKREPSARACRDQALMVVIQDVYEANYSCYRVRKMWKAINREYADQFGPVARCTVERLMRQLGIDGIRRRRKRQKTASARAEECPDDLVEREFAAPAPNCLWVADITYVPTSAGWVYTTFILDVFHREIVGWQVTNLMRESLARDALTMALAAKCRAGEDVSGLVHHSDRGVQFQSIRYGETLAESEVVASVGSRGIRMTTRWRRR; from the coding sequence GTGATTGTCGTCTTCATCGACGACAATCGTCACGAGTTCGGAGTCGAGCCAATCGTACGCGCCCTGTCCGGGACTGCGGCACGGATTGCTGTGAGCTCGTATTACGCGTTCAAGAAACGCGAACCATCGGCCAGGGCCTGCCGAGACCAGGCGCTGATGGTCGTCATCCAGGATGTCTATGAGGCGAACTATTCCTGCTATCGAGTGCGGAAGATGTGGAAGGCGATCAACCGCGAGTACGCCGATCAGTTCGGTCCAGTGGCCCGCTGCACTGTGGAGCGGTTGATGCGTCAGTTAGGCATCGACGGTATTCGACGCAGGAGGAAGCGCCAGAAGACGGCTTCGGCTAGGGCTGAGGAGTGTCCGGATGATCTTGTCGAGCGTGAGTTCGCAGCACCGGCACCCAATTGTCTATGGGTCGCGGACATCACCTATGTTCCGACTTCTGCTGGGTGGGTGTACACGACGTTCATCCTTGATGTATTCCACCGGGAGATCGTCGGCTGGCAGGTGACGAACCTTATGCGGGAGTCCCTGGCCAGGGACGCTCTGACGATGGCTCTCGCTGCGAAGTGTCGGGCCGGTGAAGACGTTTCCGGGCTGGTGCATCACTCGGATCGCGGGGTGCAATTCCAGTCGATTCGCTATGGCGAGACCCTGGCGGAATCCGAGGTCGTGGCGTCGGTGGGGTCGCGTGGGATTCGTATGACAACGCGATGGCGGAGGCGCTGA
- a CDS encoding integrase core domain-containing protein — translation MAEALNSVYKAELIGRKVWSGLIEVMAETSKWVAWYNQERLHSAIGYRPPFEVLNEWINQPGVESAAA, via the coding sequence ATGGCGGAGGCGCTGAACTCGGTCTACAAGGCCGAGCTTATCGGCCGGAAAGTGTGGTCGGGGTTGATTGAGGTGATGGCGGAGACGTCGAAGTGGGTGGCTTGGTACAACCAGGAACGGTTGCATTCAGCGATCGGGTACCGACCACCGTTCGAGGTCCTTAACGAATGGATCAACCAGCCCGGGGTGGAGTCCGCGGCTGCTTAG